One Pantoea eucalypti genomic region harbors:
- a CDS encoding ATP-binding protein, whose protein sequence is MRACLLLLCILLPTAGAEPVKLSYTPAALQDVKSPVLSDAQWRWLGQKREMTLALYGPARPPVVRTDPSRRLTGYLPDFAWSAARSMGLTLKVEHYDRAEEAFAALDAGRADAVFTPAGDAIPKHYNAGDLVTVAEALPVEVTRRGAANIKKPARVQSELSPGRQLALLDEGAIASVILPAGEAWYLTGRNFVNSLEVSRLSDAPMSPYRLITDGREPLFSDALRTAIENLRASQVGEILASRWDQNDLTRFVAAPLSLTREEKAWLSQHPEVPVAGSAFNAPFFVTGSGSAPAGIGPELLALVSLRTGIRFRYIDIGDSRDLPDALVRGEVLMTSPLIWSQERSQSLLLSAPFMSTPMVMVTRSDFDGSMRRADLVPGQDASAWFTSTWPLATVTWTGNPGLAMQRVADGDTDATLTTLTGARYLTQGLYRDRLSLRESLPLEDAAVVFGVRRADPELLSILNKTLAIIPPDIVTAILAHWQSTPAARFDTWKIYRTEFYTGAAGALALILVTAAWAASLRRQVRRTRQAKSLLRQEVAFRDRLINGPPRPVYVTGRDGDIIHTNAAFRRYFTGSAAGRLSLPLWDSRHPLYRVWAECMQTPPSGDIPLEAEFELDAGNGSGQTIRHWMTSFQEGDGETGGYIGGWQDVTAYLNMQTALQEARAEAELSSRTKSRFLATMSHEIRTPLSAVIGLLELQVQEQRADTELIRVAHESSLSLLALIGDVLDIARIESGKMSLQPRWTPVGTIARPVIQAFTSLARQKGVALSLEMPDDADIFADDHRLRQVLANITGNAVKFTQAGHIRVLVTLMTERLSIAVEDTGPGIAKGDQARLFAPFEQAQDTAPGGSGLGLAISREIVTLMGGTLTLESMPGRGSTFTLDVPVQTRPHTAEPEEISELPRGRPRRVLLVDDHPANRLLISRQLALLGHQALIADDGRAGIQAWRESHPDIILTDCSMPEMDGPEMARLIRQEDPDVIIIGITADAQESARERCLAAGMNDCLFRPVELSRLAQAISAYEPPGSGPDDDLSGWIDRAALDAFIPDSPQEADLFIRTAISETRSDLQSARQAVMENDLPGACRIFHRIAGTLRVTGIRRLDEQCAKLEELAEMGEEPDVILHHVLKAANMLEAFALAFNAKSPR, encoded by the coding sequence ATGCGCGCCTGCCTTCTGCTGTTGTGCATACTGTTACCGACTGCGGGTGCCGAGCCGGTAAAGCTCAGTTACACCCCTGCTGCCCTGCAGGATGTTAAGTCACCGGTACTTTCCGACGCGCAGTGGCGCTGGCTGGGACAAAAACGCGAGATGACGCTGGCGTTATATGGTCCAGCCCGTCCCCCTGTAGTGAGAACAGATCCGTCACGACGCCTGACCGGTTACCTGCCGGACTTTGCCTGGAGCGCGGCCCGTAGTATGGGGCTGACACTGAAGGTGGAGCATTACGACCGCGCAGAAGAGGCTTTCGCTGCGCTTGACGCGGGACGGGCGGATGCGGTGTTCACTCCTGCCGGCGATGCTATCCCAAAACACTATAATGCGGGTGATCTCGTCACCGTAGCTGAAGCCCTTCCCGTAGAGGTAACGCGTCGCGGAGCTGCAAACATTAAAAAGCCGGCCCGGGTACAGTCTGAACTCAGTCCCGGGCGGCAGCTTGCTCTGCTCGACGAGGGAGCCATAGCATCAGTCATACTGCCGGCTGGCGAGGCGTGGTATCTGACCGGACGAAACTTCGTTAACTCCCTGGAAGTCAGCCGCCTTTCGGATGCTCCCATGTCCCCTTACCGGCTTATCACAGACGGGCGCGAGCCATTATTCAGCGACGCATTGCGCACAGCGATAGAAAATCTGCGCGCCAGTCAGGTCGGCGAGATACTTGCGTCACGCTGGGATCAGAACGATCTGACACGCTTTGTTGCCGCACCACTTAGCCTGACCCGTGAGGAGAAGGCATGGCTGAGCCAGCACCCTGAGGTGCCTGTAGCCGGCTCAGCCTTCAACGCACCGTTCTTCGTCACTGGTTCTGGCAGTGCACCTGCCGGCATCGGCCCGGAGCTGCTCGCCCTTGTGAGCCTCCGCACGGGCATCCGGTTCCGCTACATAGATATCGGTGACAGCAGGGACCTGCCCGACGCGCTGGTACGTGGCGAAGTACTGATGACGTCGCCCCTGATATGGAGTCAGGAGCGCAGCCAAAGCCTGCTGTTGAGCGCCCCGTTTATGTCCACGCCAATGGTGATGGTGACACGCAGTGATTTTGATGGCTCTATGCGGCGCGCCGACCTGGTGCCCGGGCAGGATGCCTCGGCCTGGTTCACCTCAACGTGGCCGCTTGCCACGGTAACCTGGACCGGGAATCCAGGGCTTGCCATGCAGCGAGTGGCCGACGGTGACACCGACGCCACCCTGACTACGCTCACGGGAGCCCGCTATCTGACTCAGGGCCTCTACCGGGACCGACTTTCCCTTCGCGAGAGCCTGCCACTGGAGGATGCAGCCGTAGTGTTTGGTGTGCGCCGGGCCGATCCGGAGTTACTGTCAATACTGAATAAAACCCTGGCAATCATCCCGCCAGACATCGTCACCGCCATTCTCGCTCACTGGCAGTCCACGCCGGCTGCACGTTTTGATACGTGGAAAATTTATCGTACTGAGTTTTATACTGGCGCGGCGGGTGCGCTGGCGCTAATCCTTGTCACCGCCGCCTGGGCCGCATCGCTGCGCAGGCAGGTGCGGCGAACCCGGCAGGCTAAGTCTCTGCTACGTCAGGAAGTCGCATTTCGCGACCGGCTGATTAACGGGCCGCCCCGTCCCGTCTACGTAACCGGCCGAGACGGAGATATTATCCACACTAACGCGGCGTTCAGACGCTACTTCACCGGTAGTGCGGCCGGTCGTCTCAGCCTCCCGCTCTGGGACAGCCGCCATCCTTTGTACAGGGTGTGGGCGGAGTGTATGCAAACACCGCCCTCAGGAGATATACCGCTTGAGGCCGAGTTCGAACTTGACGCCGGGAATGGGTCTGGCCAGACAATCCGGCACTGGATGACGAGCTTTCAGGAAGGTGATGGAGAAACCGGTGGATATATCGGGGGCTGGCAGGATGTCACGGCTTACCTGAATATGCAGACCGCACTTCAGGAGGCCCGGGCCGAGGCCGAACTTTCGAGCAGAACCAAGAGCCGTTTTCTTGCGACCATGAGTCATGAAATCCGTACACCGCTCAGTGCCGTTATCGGCCTGCTTGAACTGCAGGTGCAGGAGCAACGTGCTGATACGGAGCTCATTCGTGTGGCTCATGAGTCTTCGTTGAGTCTGCTGGCGCTGATAGGTGACGTGCTTGATATCGCGCGTATCGAGTCCGGAAAGATGAGCCTTCAGCCCCGCTGGACGCCGGTCGGGACGATCGCCAGGCCTGTCATACAGGCATTTACCAGCCTGGCACGGCAGAAAGGTGTCGCGCTTTCCCTGGAGATGCCTGATGACGCTGACATCTTTGCCGACGATCATCGTCTGCGGCAGGTGCTGGCAAACATCACAGGAAACGCGGTGAAATTTACACAAGCGGGACATATACGTGTGCTCGTTACACTGATGACAGAAAGGCTGAGTATCGCCGTGGAAGATACCGGCCCAGGCATAGCTAAAGGCGACCAGGCAAGGCTCTTTGCACCTTTTGAACAGGCACAGGATACGGCTCCGGGCGGCAGCGGACTGGGTCTTGCCATCAGCCGCGAGATTGTCACACTGATGGGGGGTACACTCACCCTTGAGAGTATGCCAGGGCGCGGCAGTACTTTCACGCTGGACGTGCCGGTACAGACCCGCCCCCACACGGCTGAACCTGAAGAAATATCCGAACTGCCACGCGGGCGGCCTCGCCGGGTGCTGCTGGTAGACGACCACCCGGCTAACAGGCTGCTCATATCCAGGCAGCTCGCACTCCTTGGTCATCAGGCGCTGATCGCTGATGACGGGCGCGCCGGTATACAGGCCTGGCGCGAGTCACACCCTGATATCATACTGACCGACTGCAGCATGCCGGAAATGGACGGTCCGGAAATGGCACGTCTCATCCGGCAGGAGGATCCGGACGTTATCATCATCGGCATCACGGCTGACGCACAGGAGTCCGCCCGCGAACGCTGTCTGGCCGCAGGCATGAACGACTGTCTGTTCAGACCCGTAGAACTTTCACGGCTGGCTCAGGCCATCAGTGCGTATGAGCCGCCCGGCTCAGGGCCGGATGACGATCTGAGCGGGTGGATTGACCGCGCTGCGCTCGATGCCTTTATTCCGGACAGCCCTCAGGAGGCGGACCTTTTTATCCGCACCGCCATCAGTGAGACCCGAAGCGACCTGCAGAGCGCCAGACAGGCCGTTATGGAAAACGATTTACCTGGCGCCTGCCGGATTTTTCATCGTATTGCCGGTACGCTGCGGGTGACCGGCATCCGCCGTCTGGACGAACAGTGCGCGAAGCTGGAGGAGCTCGCTGAAATGGGGGAAGAGCCTGATGTCATCCTTCATCACGTCCTGAAGGCAGCAAATATGCTTGAAGCCTTCGCCCTTGCTTTTAACGCCAAATCTCCTCGCTGA
- a CDS encoding helix-turn-helix transcriptional regulator: MFTVTVMDSDQWIAQGINCYFSEKHIRVRLVEQEEFDVALRIAAGSNVVISELCAFGRDVQAVTELLVSLRRVSPNTRLIILTDMREKAVISHVLSRLPGVCVLSKRSDILQLAGEVFGYAVGPQVQEEALTVRNNKEALTAREFGLLRLLATQRSLTDIGHRLQLSVKTISQHRKNIMLKLGCRTSVELSPRLKRMGFGRRTA, translated from the coding sequence ATGTTCACAGTAACCGTGATGGACAGCGACCAGTGGATAGCACAGGGCATCAACTGCTATTTCAGTGAAAAGCACATAAGGGTCCGGCTGGTTGAGCAGGAAGAATTTGATGTTGCACTGCGCATTGCCGCAGGCTCAAATGTGGTAATCAGCGAACTCTGCGCTTTCGGCAGGGACGTGCAGGCCGTAACAGAGCTGCTGGTTTCATTGCGCCGCGTTTCCCCGAACACCCGGCTGATTATCCTGACGGATATGCGCGAAAAGGCAGTTATCAGCCATGTACTCAGCCGCCTTCCCGGTGTCTGCGTACTCTCTAAGCGTTCTGACATCCTGCAGCTTGCAGGCGAAGTGTTCGGCTATGCAGTCGGACCTCAGGTGCAGGAGGAAGCCCTGACGGTCAGAAACAACAAAGAGGCCCTGACAGCGCGGGAGTTCGGATTACTGCGCCTGCTCGCTACTCAGCGCAGCCTGACCGACATTGGCCATCGGCTTCAGCTGAGCGTTAAAACTATCAGCCAGCACCGTAAAAATATCATGCTCAAGCTTGGCTGCCGTACGTCGGTAGAGCTGTCTCCTCGTCTGAAAAGGATGGGATTTGGACGGCGTACCGCCTGA
- the cobA gene encoding uroporphyrinogen-III C-methyltransferase, whose product MTRAIDSLDKLLAPAGVTKPQGAVWLVGAGPGDVELLTVKALRLLQRAEVVVYDRLVSEAVMAEVPESALCIDVGKQPGQHGLKQAQINQLLVDLARSGRNVIRLKGGDPFIFGRGGEEMVSLQEAGIRCEVVPGITAAVGCAAASGIPLTHRDCAQSLRLITGHGRSGEPQLDAAALSAENQTLVFYMGLSWSASISAQLQAQGRDAETPVAIIEKGTRPDQRVLITTLGGLAETVARDQPVSPSLLVVGEVVRFYRADLQVRGGGVGERCVAEERPA is encoded by the coding sequence ATGACGCGAGCAATTGATTCTCTGGATAAGTTACTGGCTCCGGCCGGTGTGACAAAGCCGCAGGGTGCAGTATGGCTGGTGGGTGCAGGCCCTGGTGATGTGGAGTTGCTGACGGTGAAAGCATTGCGTTTACTGCAGCGGGCTGAGGTGGTGGTGTATGACCGGCTGGTGAGTGAAGCGGTGATGGCAGAGGTGCCGGAGAGTGCGTTATGCATTGATGTGGGTAAGCAGCCGGGGCAGCATGGGCTGAAGCAGGCGCAGATTAATCAGTTGCTGGTGGATCTGGCGCGTAGCGGGCGCAATGTGATCCGCCTGAAGGGAGGCGACCCGTTTATTTTTGGGCGGGGTGGCGAGGAGATGGTGAGCCTGCAGGAGGCCGGGATTCGCTGTGAGGTGGTGCCAGGGATTACCGCGGCGGTGGGCTGTGCGGCGGCCAGCGGCATTCCGTTGACGCACCGGGATTGTGCGCAGTCGTTGCGGTTGATTACCGGGCATGGGCGGAGTGGCGAGCCGCAGCTGGATGCGGCTGCGTTGTCGGCAGAGAATCAGACACTGGTGTTTTATATGGGGTTGAGCTGGAGTGCGTCGATCAGTGCGCAGTTGCAGGCGCAGGGACGGGATGCGGAGACGCCGGTGGCGATTATTGAGAAGGGAACCCGGCCGGATCAGCGGGTGCTGATTACCACATTGGGTGGGCTGGCGGAGACGGTCGCGCGGGATCAGCCGGTGTCGCCGTCGCTGCTGGTGGTGGGTGAGGTGGTGCGGTTTTATCGGGCGGATTTGCAGGTTCGGGGTGGGGGAGTTGGGGAGAGATGCGTTGCGGAGGAAAGGCCTGCCTGA
- a CDS encoding nitrate reductase codes for MNSTCPYCGVGCGVCVTPQGPHQATVTGDPQHPANAGRLCVKGAALGETLTSQGRLLTAEVNGQPVSLDAALDAAAAGLRAVIDQYGPQAVAFYGSGQLLTEDYYVANKLMKGYIGVANIDTNSRLCMASAVVGYKRALGADAVPCCYEDLEQTDLVLLVGSNAAWAHPVVWQRLMQAKQQRPAMQIVVIDPRRTASCDQADLHLPLRPGSDSALFSGLLHWLAQHDGLDSSMLPHLNGVNETLAAAAQWDVVRVADTCDLTEQQVAHFFQLFSQHERVLTLWCMGINQSVTGSDNNQAILNLHLLTGKIGRVGCGPFSLTGQPNAMGGREVGGLANQLAAHMSFTAAECDRVQRFWRSPTIAREPGLTALDLFRTIAAGEVKAVWIMGTNPAVSMPEGNRVAQALAACPLVIVSDVMAQTDTSAFADILLPAQGWGEKNGTVTNSERRISRQRAFAAAPGDARPDWWLLAQVAQRLGFGEGFNWQHPSEIFREHAALSGFENHGQRAFDISGLAQLSQAEWDALRPVQWPVNCNFPQGCARLFGDRRFFHPDGKARLLVPATPLLPRRDSAYPLLMNSGRVRDQWHTMTRTGLVPRLMQHCDEPFVALHPADAAQYGVTVGVLARVQSAQGWISARVRIDAGMRRGELFVPMHWNRQFSQQSHVDMLIAGQACSFSGQPALKQTPVRIRPLAVTWQGWFWQREIAPLAGLRYWSRAPYPAVQRYAVAGAGSPQAWLAEQIDLSGCDVQVATGSGADYRLLAWRDGALQLAFYAGSALPSLDSAFVAAAFADAPQDAAGRHSVLAGQAMQRRAAGRIICSCMSVGEQTILQAMAQGCRTTQALGEKLKCGTQCGSCIPELKQLLLSDVVVEE; via the coding sequence ATGAACAGCACCTGTCCCTATTGCGGCGTCGGCTGTGGCGTCTGCGTCACGCCGCAGGGACCTCATCAGGCAACCGTGACTGGCGACCCGCAGCATCCGGCCAATGCGGGCCGGTTGTGCGTTAAGGGGGCGGCGCTGGGTGAGACGCTGACGTCGCAGGGACGTCTGCTGACCGCCGAAGTTAACGGCCAGCCGGTCAGCCTTGATGCGGCGCTGGATGCGGCGGCGGCGGGATTGCGTGCGGTGATCGATCAATATGGTCCGCAGGCAGTGGCATTTTATGGTTCTGGCCAGCTGCTGACGGAGGATTACTACGTCGCCAATAAGCTGATGAAAGGCTACATCGGTGTCGCCAACATCGACACCAATTCACGGCTCTGTATGGCATCGGCGGTGGTCGGCTATAAGCGGGCGCTGGGAGCCGATGCGGTGCCCTGCTGCTATGAGGATCTGGAGCAGACCGATCTGGTGTTGCTGGTTGGCTCCAATGCTGCCTGGGCGCATCCTGTGGTCTGGCAGCGGCTGATGCAGGCAAAGCAGCAACGACCTGCAATGCAAATTGTGGTGATTGATCCGCGCCGCACGGCAAGTTGTGACCAGGCCGATCTCCACCTGCCGCTCCGGCCCGGCAGTGATTCGGCGTTGTTCTCCGGTCTGCTGCACTGGCTGGCTCAGCACGATGGCCTTGATAGCAGCATGTTGCCTCACCTTAATGGCGTGAATGAAACGCTGGCCGCTGCTGCGCAGTGGGATGTGGTGCGGGTGGCTGATACCTGTGATTTAACGGAGCAGCAGGTCGCGCATTTTTTCCAGCTGTTCAGCCAGCATGAGCGTGTACTTACGCTGTGGTGTATGGGGATTAATCAGTCCGTCACCGGCAGCGACAATAACCAGGCGATTCTTAATCTGCATCTGCTGACGGGTAAAATAGGGCGCGTGGGCTGCGGACCTTTTTCGCTGACCGGACAGCCGAATGCGATGGGCGGACGTGAAGTGGGTGGCCTGGCAAATCAGCTGGCGGCGCACATGAGTTTTACGGCAGCAGAATGCGATCGGGTGCAGCGCTTCTGGCGCAGCCCGACGATTGCCCGCGAGCCGGGGCTGACCGCACTGGACCTTTTCAGGACAATTGCGGCAGGCGAGGTGAAAGCGGTGTGGATTATGGGCACCAATCCGGCGGTGTCGATGCCGGAGGGGAATCGCGTAGCGCAGGCGCTGGCGGCCTGCCCGCTGGTGATTGTGTCGGATGTGATGGCGCAGACCGATACCAGCGCCTTTGCCGATATTCTGCTGCCGGCCCAGGGATGGGGTGAGAAGAACGGCACGGTGACAAATTCAGAACGGCGTATTTCGCGTCAGCGCGCTTTTGCCGCCGCGCCAGGTGATGCACGGCCTGACTGGTGGCTGCTGGCGCAGGTGGCGCAGCGGCTGGGCTTTGGTGAGGGCTTCAACTGGCAGCATCCGTCGGAGATTTTCCGCGAGCATGCCGCGCTGTCGGGCTTTGAAAATCATGGCCAGCGCGCGTTTGATATCAGCGGGCTGGCGCAGTTGAGTCAGGCTGAATGGGATGCACTGCGTCCGGTGCAGTGGCCGGTGAACTGTAATTTTCCGCAGGGTTGCGCCCGACTGTTTGGCGATCGCCGCTTTTTCCATCCGGACGGTAAAGCCCGTCTGCTTGTCCCGGCCACGCCTCTCCTGCCGCGGCGAGATTCTGCTTACCCGCTGCTGATGAATAGCGGTCGGGTGCGCGATCAGTGGCATACCATGACGCGTACCGGGCTGGTGCCGCGTCTGATGCAGCATTGCGATGAGCCCTTTGTGGCGCTGCATCCTGCTGACGCCGCGCAGTATGGCGTGACGGTGGGCGTTCTGGCGCGGGTGCAGTCTGCGCAGGGCTGGATCAGCGCCCGGGTGCGTATTGATGCGGGGATGCGGCGCGGCGAGTTGTTTGTGCCGATGCACTGGAACCGGCAGTTCAGTCAGCAGAGTCACGTCGATATGCTGATCGCCGGCCAGGCCTGTTCGTTTTCAGGGCAGCCTGCGCTGAAGCAGACGCCGGTACGGATTCGTCCTCTGGCGGTGACCTGGCAGGGCTGGTTCTGGCAGCGTGAGATTGCGCCGCTCGCGGGATTACGTTACTGGTCGCGCGCGCCTTATCCGGCAGTGCAGCGCTATGCCGTGGCGGGTGCGGGATCGCCGCAGGCGTGGCTGGCAGAGCAGATTGATCTGTCAGGCTGTGACGTGCAGGTCGCCACTGGCAGCGGCGCTGATTACCGGTTGCTGGCATGGCGCGACGGTGCATTGCAGCTGGCGTTTTATGCCGGTAGCGCCTTGCCGTCGCTGGATAGTGCGTTTGTTGCGGCGGCGTTTGCGGATGCGCCGCAGGATGCAGCCGGGCGGCACAGCGTGCTGGCGGGGCAGGCGATGCAGCGGCGTGCAGCGGGACGGATTATCTGTAGCTGTATGTCGGTGGGTGAGCAGACGATTTTGCAGGCGATGGCGCAGGGGTGTCGCACTACTCAGGCGTTAGGCGAGAAGCTAAAGTGCGGCACACAGTGCGGCTCCTGTATTCCGGAGCTGAAGCAGTTATTGCTGTCCGATGTGGTTGTGGAGGAATGA